One genomic segment of Amycolatopsis granulosa includes these proteins:
- a CDS encoding sugar ABC transporter ATP-binding protein → MTEDLLTMRGIVKTFPGVRALDGVELSVRAGEVHCLLGQNGAGKSTLIKVLAGAHQPDAGEIRWRREPVTLSSPVTALRCGIATMYQELDLIPALSVADNIFLGHEPAQAGFTRDRHARAAASELLARLGHPEIHPDREVADLSAAGQQLVSMARALAHDARLIVMDEPTAALAADEVDNLFRIVAELTATGVAVVYISHRLEEIRRIGHRVTVLKDGATVAAGLEVAGVTTGHLVSLMSGRRVETVYPERLVSTVDSSAELLRVANLTRHGEFEDVGFTLRRGEILGVAGLVGAGRSELLETVFGARKPDAGTVHVDGKRLKPGDVPAAVAAGIGLAPEERKSQALLLEMSVAHNVTLASLPAYSRFGFTDRARELGDSAERLRQLDLRPADPRRPVGTLSGGNQQKAVVARWLVRGCSILLLDEPTRGVDVGARAELYRLIRELAASGVGIVLVSSEMPEVLGLADRVLVLREGRVVREAPADELTEADVLNLVMEGSAA, encoded by the coding sequence ATGACCGAAGACCTGCTGACCATGCGCGGCATCGTCAAGACGTTCCCGGGTGTCCGGGCGCTGGACGGGGTCGAGCTGTCGGTGCGGGCGGGGGAGGTGCACTGCCTGCTCGGCCAGAACGGTGCCGGCAAGTCCACGCTCATCAAGGTGCTCGCCGGGGCGCATCAGCCGGACGCGGGCGAGATCCGCTGGCGCCGCGAGCCCGTCACGCTGTCCTCGCCGGTCACCGCGCTGCGCTGCGGCATCGCGACCATGTACCAGGAGCTCGACCTCATTCCCGCGCTGTCCGTGGCGGACAACATCTTCCTCGGCCACGAGCCCGCCCAGGCCGGTTTCACCCGTGACCGGCACGCGCGTGCCGCGGCGAGCGAGCTGCTGGCCCGGCTGGGACACCCGGAGATCCACCCCGACCGCGAGGTCGCCGACCTGTCCGCGGCCGGGCAGCAACTGGTGTCGATGGCCCGCGCGCTGGCCCACGACGCCCGGCTGATCGTGATGGACGAGCCGACCGCGGCGCTCGCCGCCGACGAGGTGGACAACCTGTTCCGCATCGTCGCCGAGCTCACCGCCACCGGGGTCGCCGTCGTCTACATCTCGCACCGGCTGGAGGAAATCCGCCGGATCGGCCACCGGGTCACCGTCCTCAAGGACGGCGCGACCGTCGCCGCCGGGCTCGAGGTCGCCGGCGTGACCACCGGCCACCTGGTGTCGCTGATGTCCGGCCGCCGCGTGGAAACCGTCTACCCGGAACGACTCGTATCCACGGTGGACAGTTCCGCGGAGCTGCTGCGGGTGGCGAACCTGACCCGGCACGGCGAGTTCGAAGACGTCGGCTTCACCCTCCGGCGCGGCGAGATCCTCGGCGTGGCCGGGCTTGTCGGCGCCGGTCGCAGCGAGCTGCTGGAGACCGTCTTCGGTGCCCGCAAACCCGACGCGGGCACCGTGCACGTGGACGGCAAACGCCTCAAGCCGGGTGACGTGCCCGCGGCCGTGGCCGCCGGGATCGGCCTGGCGCCGGAGGAACGCAAGAGCCAGGCGCTGCTGCTGGAGATGTCGGTGGCGCACAACGTGACGCTGGCCAGTCTGCCCGCCTACAGCCGGTTCGGCTTCACCGACCGCGCCCGTGAGCTCGGCGACTCGGCTGAGCGGCTGCGGCAGCTGGACCTGCGCCCGGCCGACCCGCGCCGTCCGGTGGGCACGCTCTCCGGCGGCAACCAGCAGAAGGCGGTGGTGGCGCGCTGGCTCGTGCGGGGCTGCTCGATCCTGCTGCTGGACGAGCCGACCCGCGGCGTCGACGTGGGCGCGCGGGCCGAGCTGTACCGGCTGATCCGCGAGCTCGCCGCGTCCGGGGTCGGGATCGTGCTGGTCTCCAGCGAGATGCCCGAGGTGCTCGGGCTCGCCGACCGCGTGCTCGTGCTGCGGGAGGGCCGGGTGGTCCGCGAGGCGCCCGCCGACGAGCTGACCGAAGCAGACGTGCTGAATCTGGTGATGGAGGGAAGTGCGGCATGA
- a CDS encoding epoxide hydrolase family protein has protein sequence MTTPRPFRVAVPQADLDELNARLARTRWPDELPGAGWAYGVPKDYLRDLAGYWRTGYDWRCHEARLNRIPQFTTTIDGQTVHFLHARSPEPDATPLIITHGWPSTVYDLLDILGPLTDPRAHGGDPADAFHVVAPSVPGFAFSGPTREPGWGVRRTASAWAELMRRLGYRRYGAQGGDFGSIVSPELARIAPEDVLGVHVNALANAATPIDPAELDALNAAERERARDNQRWWYGHSGYATQMSTRPQTLAYALNDSPAGQLAWNLEWFADWDPGHSEQTPVERDAILTDVTIFWLTGTAGSAARLYYEAVPEAWGRRPARSPVPTAVANFPGDRAIRGLAELSNTVTRWTNHPRGGHFASLQAPDLLVTDIREFFRTLRPAR, from the coding sequence ATGACCACACCACGACCGTTCCGCGTCGCCGTGCCGCAGGCCGACCTCGACGAGCTCAACGCGCGGCTGGCGCGCACCCGCTGGCCCGACGAGCTGCCCGGCGCAGGCTGGGCCTACGGCGTGCCCAAGGACTACCTGAGGGACCTCGCCGGCTACTGGCGGACCGGGTACGACTGGCGCTGCCACGAGGCCCGGCTGAACCGGATCCCGCAGTTCACCACGACGATCGACGGCCAGACGGTGCACTTCCTGCACGCGCGCTCCCCCGAGCCGGACGCGACGCCGCTGATCATCACGCACGGCTGGCCCAGCACCGTGTACGACCTGCTGGACATCCTGGGCCCGCTGACCGATCCGCGCGCGCACGGCGGGGACCCGGCGGACGCCTTCCACGTGGTGGCGCCGTCGGTGCCGGGGTTCGCGTTCTCCGGCCCGACCCGCGAGCCCGGCTGGGGCGTGCGCCGCACCGCCAGCGCCTGGGCGGAGCTGATGCGACGGCTGGGCTACCGGCGCTACGGCGCCCAGGGCGGCGACTTCGGCAGCATCGTGTCCCCGGAACTCGCCCGGATCGCGCCCGAGGACGTGCTCGGCGTGCACGTCAACGCGCTGGCGAACGCCGCGACCCCGATCGATCCCGCGGAGCTGGACGCCCTGAACGCGGCGGAGCGGGAACGGGCCCGCGACAACCAGCGGTGGTGGTACGGCCACTCCGGCTACGCCACCCAGATGTCGACGCGGCCGCAGACGCTCGCCTACGCGCTGAACGACTCCCCGGCCGGGCAACTCGCCTGGAACCTGGAGTGGTTCGCCGACTGGGACCCCGGCCACAGCGAGCAGACCCCGGTCGAGCGGGACGCCATCCTCACCGACGTGACGATCTTCTGGCTGACCGGCACCGCGGGCTCGGCCGCCCGGCTCTACTACGAGGCGGTCCCGGAGGCGTGGGGCCGCCGCCCCGCGCGCTCACCCGTGCCGACCGCCGTGGCGAACTTCCCGGGCGACCGGGCGATCCGCGGTCTCGCGGAACTGTCCAACACGGTCACGCGGTGGACGAACCATCCCCGGGGCGGGCACTTCGCCTCGTTGCAGGCCCCGGACCTCCTGGTCACCGACATCCGGGAGTTCTTCCGGACGCTCAGGCCGGCCCGCTGA
- a CDS encoding ROK family protein: MPPLLDRPPDRAGVRRANLALLVRLLRRHGAQSRAQLSTRSGLSKATVSNLVAELEARALVQSGGRHEGGQGRPGQLVELRPRGTWGLGLELDAGHVGSTLLDLSGTATTRRRTAADVRALGPERTLDELAALVTAAMSEVDGGSGAGTVAGIAVAVPGLVGAGTVRVAPGLGWRDVALADGLAARTGLPPERIVVGNDAGLAAVAETDRGSARGCPDVVFLLGGPGVGAGLIAGGNLIRAGEAGHLPLGPAGRPCACGRRGCWQTAVGVGALLRAFAAPGDLVRDPALDLAQRTSIVRRRAQQGDRGVLDALAGLGTALGLGIAVLADLLDPRMVVLGGYFAPLSDWLAEPIRAELTARSVTAEAGGLRIVPSRLGFTAVGTGAAQAAIRPLLDDPAQAPAGAPVSVEA; the protein is encoded by the coding sequence GTGCCCCCTCTCCTCGACCGGCCGCCCGACCGCGCCGGTGTCCGCCGGGCGAACCTCGCCCTGCTCGTCCGGCTCCTGCGCCGCCACGGTGCGCAGTCCCGGGCGCAGCTGTCGACCCGGAGCGGGCTGAGCAAGGCGACGGTCTCCAACCTCGTCGCCGAACTGGAGGCCCGCGCACTGGTCCAGTCCGGCGGGCGCCACGAGGGCGGGCAGGGCCGGCCCGGTCAGCTGGTGGAGCTGCGCCCGCGCGGCACCTGGGGCCTCGGCCTGGAACTGGACGCCGGCCACGTCGGCAGCACCCTCCTAGACCTCTCCGGCACCGCCACCACCCGGCGCCGCACCGCCGCCGACGTGCGTGCCCTCGGCCCCGAGCGCACCCTCGACGAACTCGCCGCCCTCGTCACCGCCGCGATGTCCGAAGTGGACGGCGGGAGCGGTGCGGGCACGGTGGCCGGGATCGCCGTCGCGGTGCCCGGCCTCGTCGGTGCCGGCACGGTCCGCGTGGCGCCCGGGCTCGGCTGGCGCGACGTCGCCCTCGCCGACGGCCTCGCCGCCCGCACCGGCCTGCCGCCGGAGCGCATCGTCGTTGGCAACGACGCCGGCCTCGCCGCCGTCGCCGAAACCGACCGGGGTAGCGCCCGCGGCTGCCCCGACGTCGTGTTCCTGCTCGGCGGCCCCGGCGTCGGCGCCGGCCTGATCGCCGGCGGCAACCTGATCCGGGCCGGCGAGGCCGGGCACCTGCCGCTCGGACCGGCCGGACGGCCGTGCGCCTGCGGTCGTCGCGGCTGCTGGCAGACCGCCGTCGGCGTCGGTGCGCTGCTGCGTGCCTTCGCCGCGCCCGGCGACCTGGTGCGTGACCCCGCCCTGGACCTGGCGCAGCGCACCTCCATCGTGCGCCGGCGCGCCCAGCAGGGCGACCGCGGCGTCCTGGACGCGCTCGCCGGGCTGGGCACCGCGCTCGGCCTGGGTATCGCGGTGCTGGCCGATCTGCTCGACCCGCGGATGGTCGTGCTCGGCGGTTACTTCGCGCCGCTGAGCGATTGGCTCGCCGAGCCGATCCGCGCCGAACTCACCGCCCGCTCGGTGACCGCCGAGGCGGGCGGGCTCCGGATCGTGCCGTCCCGGCTCGGGTTCACCGCGGTCGGCACCGGCGCGGCGCAGGCCGCGATCCGGCCCCTGCTGGACGACCCGGCGCAGGCCCCGGCCGGCGCCCCGGTGAGCGTGGAGGCGTGA
- a CDS encoding TIM barrel protein: MSHSSFNRRGFLRTAAGATVAVSAVALAGSLPAAAGQGRLVPQNQIGIQLYSVRDKVSQLGFRAVFEELSRIGYREIEFAGYTQSTSILGRQITVPEIAQLLKDFGLKAVGSHVGLGNFRTNLQGELDNAEILGLEHIGTANAPSNVNTVDGYRAAAEEFNRIGAAAAARGLKFYQHNHAGEFAFATDRPDVRLYDVFFDHTDPDLVYLEMDVYWAYVGRYRFPGFDPADYITRAPHRYPLLHLKDGDENPANPNGYDIVEFGAGDLPYSQFLRRVHGRGRYHGIWEQDTAPSTQPSPPGSFGAALRSYQALTELRG; encoded by the coding sequence GTGTCCCACTCGTCGTTCAACCGCCGCGGTTTCCTGCGCACCGCGGCCGGGGCGACCGTCGCGGTCAGCGCCGTGGCGCTCGCCGGGTCGCTGCCCGCCGCCGCCGGCCAGGGTCGTCTCGTCCCGCAGAACCAGATCGGCATCCAGCTCTACAGCGTCCGCGACAAGGTCTCCCAGCTCGGTTTCCGCGCCGTGTTCGAGGAGCTGTCCCGCATCGGCTACCGGGAGATCGAGTTCGCCGGCTACACCCAGAGCACCTCGATCCTCGGCAGGCAGATCACGGTGCCCGAGATCGCCCAGCTGCTGAAGGACTTCGGCCTCAAGGCGGTCGGCAGCCACGTCGGGCTCGGCAACTTCCGCACCAACCTCCAGGGCGAACTGGACAACGCCGAGATCCTCGGGCTCGAGCACATCGGCACCGCCAACGCCCCCAGCAATGTGAACACTGTGGACGGTTACCGGGCGGCGGCCGAGGAGTTCAACCGGATCGGCGCCGCCGCCGCCGCTCGTGGCCTGAAGTTCTACCAGCACAACCACGCCGGCGAGTTCGCCTTCGCCACCGACCGCCCGGACGTGCGCCTCTACGACGTGTTCTTCGACCACACCGACCCGGACCTGGTCTACCTGGAGATGGACGTGTACTGGGCCTACGTCGGCCGGTACCGCTTCCCCGGCTTCGACCCGGCCGACTACATCACCCGCGCCCCGCACCGCTACCCGTTGCTGCACCTCAAGGACGGCGACGAGAACCCGGCCAACCCCAACGGCTACGACATCGTCGAGTTCGGCGCGGGCGACCTGCCCTACAGCCAGTTCCTGCGCCGGGTCCACGGCCGCGGCCGCTACCACGGCATCTGGGAGCAGGACACCGCCCCCAGCACCCAGCCCAGCCCGCCCGGCTCGTTCGGCGCGGCACTGCGCAGCTACCAGGCGCTCACCGAGCTCCGCGGCTGA
- a CDS encoding Gfo/Idh/MocA family protein, with translation MSPSTPDPAATPGAVIGVGMVGHAFMGAVHAHAWRSVHRFFDVPLVPRLAVLGGRDPERTKAAAARQGWPDVETDWAALITRDDVGIVDICTPGDSHCEIAIAALAAGKHVLCEKPLANSVAEAEEMAAAAERAALRGQRAMVGFNYRRVPAIALARKLVAEGRLGTIRQVRAAYLQDWLADPATPMTWRLRRDRAGSGALGDIAAHAVDTAQFILGDRITGVSAMTETFVRQRPVSAAPGSALGEVDVDDVTVFLARFTGGAVATFEATRFALGRKNALRVEVNGSRGSLAFDFESMNELSFYDGDADPAEAGFRRILVTEPAHPYVGAWWPPGHLLGYEHTFTHEIADFLTAIGERRDPEPSFADGLQVQRVLEAVQDSAGNGTSWVGVPRSTERVIDA, from the coding sequence ATGTCGCCTTCGACTCCTGACCCGGCGGCCACCCCGGGCGCCGTGATCGGCGTCGGCATGGTGGGGCACGCCTTCATGGGCGCCGTGCACGCCCACGCGTGGCGCTCGGTGCACCGGTTCTTCGACGTGCCGCTGGTGCCGCGGCTGGCCGTGCTCGGCGGCCGCGACCCGGAACGCACGAAGGCCGCCGCCGCCCGGCAGGGCTGGCCGGACGTGGAGACCGACTGGGCGGCCCTGATCACCCGCGACGACGTGGGCATCGTCGACATCTGCACGCCCGGGGACTCGCACTGCGAGATCGCCATCGCCGCGCTCGCGGCCGGCAAGCACGTGCTGTGCGAGAAGCCGCTGGCCAATTCGGTGGCCGAGGCCGAGGAGATGGCGGCGGCCGCGGAACGGGCGGCGCTGCGCGGGCAGCGGGCCATGGTCGGCTTCAACTACCGGCGTGTGCCGGCCATCGCGCTGGCGCGCAAGCTGGTCGCCGAGGGCAGGCTGGGCACGATCCGCCAGGTCCGGGCCGCCTACCTGCAGGACTGGCTGGCCGACCCGGCCACACCGATGACGTGGCGGCTGCGCCGGGACCGGGCCGGGTCCGGGGCGCTGGGGGACATCGCCGCGCACGCGGTGGACACCGCCCAGTTCATCCTGGGTGACCGCATCACCGGGGTGTCGGCGATGACCGAGACGTTCGTGCGGCAGCGGCCGGTGAGTGCGGCGCCGGGCAGCGCGCTGGGTGAGGTCGACGTCGACGACGTCACGGTGTTCCTCGCCCGGTTCACCGGCGGGGCGGTCGCCACCTTCGAGGCCACCCGGTTCGCGCTGGGCCGCAAGAACGCGCTGCGGGTGGAGGTCAACGGGTCGCGCGGCAGCCTGGCGTTCGACTTCGAGTCGATGAACGAGCTGTCCTTCTACGACGGTGACGCCGATCCGGCCGAGGCCGGGTTCCGCCGCATCCTGGTGACCGAGCCGGCGCACCCGTACGTGGGTGCGTGGTGGCCGCCCGGGCACCTGCTCGGGTACGAGCACACCTTCACCCACGAGATCGCCGATTTCCTGACCGCGATCGGGGAGCGGCGCGACCCGGAGCCGTCGTTCGCCGACGGGCTGCAGGTGCAGCGGGTGCTGGAGGCGGTGCAGGACAGCGCCGGCAACGGAACGTCCTGGGTCGGCGTACCAAGGTCGACCGAAAGGGTGATCGATGCCTGA
- a CDS encoding inositol-3-phosphate synthase: MPDRTGLWLIGARGSVATTAISGLLAIRSRLAAPDGCVTERLDVAPGVLPGWDELVVGGHDVVDTPLEKKAEQLTAAGLLPAGLLPAIRDGLRAVEADLRPVVPAGTQAGTAARLAGDLREFRARHGLSAVVVVNVASTEPPAADVPEHHDLDALVAALDEPGREVLPSSSLAAYAAVSAGCPFVDFTPSPGIRLPALVEFARRQGLAYAGSDGKTGETLLRSVLAPMFAARALTVRSWAGTNLLGGGDGATLADPATAAGKLESKARGLAALLGDDVTAPLHIDHVPDLGEQKTAWDHVSFEGFLGARMTLQFTWTGYDSALAAPLVLDLARLTAAAHRAGETGPLAPLAFFFKDPVGTGEHRFAEQARILAAWAASLGRPA, translated from the coding sequence ATGCCTGACCGTACTGGATTGTGGCTCATCGGCGCGCGGGGCTCCGTGGCCACGACGGCGATCAGCGGACTGCTCGCGATCCGCTCCCGCCTCGCCGCGCCGGACGGCTGCGTGACCGAACGGCTGGACGTCGCACCGGGCGTGCTGCCGGGCTGGGACGAGCTCGTCGTCGGCGGGCACGACGTGGTGGACACGCCGCTGGAGAAGAAGGCCGAGCAGCTCACCGCCGCCGGACTGCTGCCGGCCGGCCTGCTGCCGGCGATCCGGGACGGCCTGCGCGCGGTCGAGGCGGACCTGCGCCCGGTCGTTCCCGCGGGCACGCAGGCCGGGACCGCCGCGCGGCTGGCCGGCGATCTGCGGGAGTTCCGCGCCCGGCACGGGTTGTCGGCTGTCGTGGTGGTCAATGTCGCCTCCACCGAACCGCCGGCCGCGGACGTTCCGGAGCACCACGACCTCGACGCGCTCGTGGCGGCGCTGGACGAGCCGGGCCGCGAGGTCCTGCCGTCCAGCTCGCTGGCGGCCTACGCGGCGGTCTCGGCGGGTTGCCCGTTCGTGGACTTCACGCCGTCCCCCGGCATCCGGCTGCCCGCGCTCGTCGAGTTCGCCCGGCGGCAGGGACTGGCGTATGCCGGGTCGGACGGCAAGACCGGGGAGACGCTGCTGCGCTCGGTGCTCGCGCCGATGTTCGCGGCACGGGCCCTGACGGTGCGCTCGTGGGCGGGGACCAACCTGCTCGGCGGTGGGGACGGCGCGACGCTGGCCGACCCGGCGACGGCGGCCGGGAAGCTCGAGTCCAAGGCCCGCGGCCTGGCCGCCCTGCTCGGCGACGACGTGACCGCGCCGCTGCACATCGATCACGTGCCCGACCTCGGCGAGCAGAAGACCGCGTGGGACCACGTGTCCTTCGAAGGGTTCCTCGGCGCCCGGATGACCCTGCAGTTCACCTGGACCGGCTACGACTCGGCGCTGGCCGCGCCGCTGGTGCTGGATCTGGCCCGGCTCACCGCGGCCGCGCACCGGGCGGGCGAGACCGGGCCGCTGGCGCCACTGGCGTTCTTCTTCAAGGACCCGGTGGGCACCGGCGAGCACCGGTTCGCCGAACAGGCCCGGATCCTGGCCGCGTGGGCGGCGTCGCTGGGGCGGCCGGCGTGA
- a CDS encoding SCO3242 family prenyltransferase, whose protein sequence is MNPYVQLVRAPAALSVLGDTVAGAAAAGRPLRGRRLALPLASVAFYWSGMALNDWADRRLDAVERPERPIPSGRIGASRAFGVAAGLTGAGLVLSALAGGRDALTVAAPLAAAVWAYDTVLKKTPLAPVAMAACRSLDVLLGAGGRAASRALVPAAVLGGHTLGVTALSAGEVHGASPARAAGALALTSVSAATAASGRGGRPGQRAAALAAAAGYGVSVGTRQYAAVRTPTAAVVRTATAAGIHGMVPLQAALAARRGGVRGAALVALALPLARRLGRKVSPT, encoded by the coding sequence GTGAACCCGTACGTGCAGCTGGTGCGGGCCCCGGCGGCGCTGAGCGTCCTGGGCGACACCGTGGCGGGCGCGGCGGCGGCCGGGCGTCCGCTGCGTGGGCGGCGGCTCGCGCTGCCGCTGGCGTCGGTCGCGTTCTACTGGTCCGGCATGGCGCTCAACGACTGGGCGGACCGGCGGCTGGACGCGGTGGAGCGGCCGGAGCGCCCGATCCCGTCCGGGCGGATCGGCGCGTCCCGGGCGTTCGGCGTGGCGGCCGGGCTGACCGGGGCGGGCCTGGTGTTGTCCGCGCTCGCCGGCGGCCGCGATGCCCTGACGGTCGCCGCGCCCCTCGCGGCGGCGGTGTGGGCCTACGACACCGTGCTGAAGAAGACCCCGCTCGCGCCGGTGGCGATGGCCGCGTGCCGGTCGCTGGACGTCCTGCTCGGCGCGGGCGGGCGCGCCGCGTCCCGTGCGCTGGTGCCGGCGGCCGTGCTCGGCGGGCACACGCTGGGGGTGACCGCGTTGTCGGCGGGCGAGGTGCACGGCGCGTCCCCGGCGCGGGCGGCCGGTGCCCTCGCGCTGACCTCCGTGTCGGCCGCCACGGCGGCCTCCGGCCGGGGCGGCCGCCCTGGGCAGCGCGCCGCCGCGCTGGCCGCGGCCGCCGGGTACGGGGTGAGCGTGGGAACCAGGCAGTACGCGGCCGTGCGGACGCCGACCGCGGCGGTGGTGCGGACGGCGACGGCTGCCGGCATCCACGGCATGGTGCCGTTGCAGGCGGCGCTCGCGGCCCGGCGCGGAGGTGTCCGCGGAGCCGCCCTCGTCGCGCTGGCGCTCCCGCTGGCCCGGCGGCTCGGCCGGAAAGTGAGCCCGACATGA
- a CDS encoding substrate-binding domain-containing protein, whose translation MPGPSSLARRRFLTGGAAVGAGALLAACTSNESPQSAPQAVAGTAGQNAQPGKHVTIGFSAPAADHGWMAAMTKNARAQAGRFSDVTFTATEGTNDVNQQIAQVETLINQKVDVLVILPFDGKALTQAGQQAMDAGIPVVNVDRVFDTPLAYRTWIGGDNYRMGVNAGNYIAAELKRKGVGNPVIGEVAGIDSLPLTQERSQGFKDALAKNGFRVGPRVSAQFTPESGEQMTANLLQSASRLDALWNHDDDQGIGVLAAVDSARRSEFFLVGGAGSRNMMDLVKADSSVIKATVLYSPSMASSAIALARLLGQGKGIGDLAEHEIPATVTTYSAVVTKENVDSYADVAFDS comes from the coding sequence ATGCCCGGACCATCCTCCCTCGCCCGCCGCCGTTTCCTCACCGGTGGCGCGGCCGTCGGCGCCGGTGCCCTGCTGGCCGCCTGCACCTCCAACGAGTCCCCGCAGTCCGCGCCGCAGGCCGTCGCCGGCACCGCGGGCCAGAACGCCCAGCCCGGCAAGCACGTCACCATCGGCTTCTCCGCGCCGGCCGCCGACCACGGCTGGATGGCGGCGATGACGAAGAACGCCCGCGCCCAGGCCGGCCGCTTCTCCGACGTCACCTTCACCGCCACCGAGGGCACCAACGACGTCAACCAGCAGATCGCCCAGGTCGAGACCCTGATCAACCAGAAGGTCGACGTCCTGGTGATCCTGCCCTTCGACGGCAAGGCCCTCACCCAGGCCGGTCAGCAGGCGATGGACGCCGGCATCCCGGTGGTCAACGTGGACCGGGTGTTCGACACGCCACTGGCCTACCGCACCTGGATCGGCGGCGACAACTACCGGATGGGCGTCAACGCCGGCAACTACATCGCCGCGGAGCTGAAGCGCAAGGGCGTGGGCAACCCGGTGATCGGCGAGGTCGCCGGCATCGACTCGCTGCCGCTGACCCAGGAACGCAGCCAGGGGTTCAAGGACGCGCTGGCCAAGAACGGGTTCCGCGTCGGACCGCGCGTCTCGGCGCAGTTCACCCCGGAGAGCGGCGAGCAGATGACGGCGAACCTGCTGCAGTCGGCGAGCAGGCTGGACGCGTTGTGGAACCACGACGACGACCAGGGCATCGGCGTCCTCGCAGCGGTCGACAGCGCCCGCCGGTCGGAGTTCTTCCTGGTCGGCGGCGCCGGGTCGCGCAACATGATGGACCTGGTCAAGGCCGACAGCAGCGTCATCAAGGCCACCGTGCTCTACAGCCCGTCGATGGCGTCCTCGGCGATCGCCCTGGCCCGGCTGCTCGGCCAGGGCAAGGGCATCGGCGACCTCGCCGAGCACGAGATCCCCGCGACCGTCACGACCTACTCGGCCGTGGTGACCAAGGAGAACGTCGATTCCTATGCCGATGTCGCCTTCGACTCCTGA
- a CDS encoding ABC transporter permease: MTKDSSSVLPEATQAPPPRAAPAARPVRGRFPLDARLAGLFGVFVLLCVVGWLTRPDAFFTEGNLSTVLRLAAAIGVVSVGMTFVIISGGIDLSVGSIVALSGVWATTLATQSFGPVVMVICALAVGLGCGLVNGVLVAYGRVVPFIATLAMYASARGLAERISGRNTQVVRQSGFLAFFRGDLLGIPVLIWMFAAVFVVGWVLLNRTTFGRRTFAVGGNTEAARLAGINVKRHTALVYGVAGLCCGIAALMVVARTTSGASTNGLYYELDAIAAVVIGGTLLSGGRGTLIGTLIGVLIFTVLGNIFTLNNLDTDIQNIAKGAIIVLAVLLQFRTRRRARRST, from the coding sequence ATGACGAAGGACTCCTCGTCGGTGTTGCCCGAGGCCACGCAGGCCCCGCCACCCCGGGCGGCGCCGGCGGCCAGGCCCGTGCGCGGGCGGTTTCCGCTGGACGCCCGGCTGGCCGGCCTGTTCGGCGTGTTCGTCCTGCTGTGCGTGGTCGGCTGGCTGACCCGGCCGGACGCGTTCTTCACCGAGGGCAACCTGTCCACCGTGCTGCGGCTGGCCGCCGCGATCGGCGTGGTGAGCGTCGGCATGACGTTCGTGATCATCAGCGGCGGGATCGACCTGTCCGTCGGGTCGATCGTCGCGCTGTCCGGCGTGTGGGCCACGACGCTGGCGACGCAGTCGTTCGGCCCGGTGGTGATGGTGATCTGCGCGCTGGCGGTCGGGCTGGGCTGCGGCCTGGTCAACGGGGTGCTCGTCGCCTACGGCCGCGTGGTGCCGTTCATCGCCACACTCGCGATGTACGCCTCCGCCCGCGGCCTCGCCGAGCGGATCAGCGGCCGCAACACGCAGGTGGTGCGCCAGAGCGGTTTCCTCGCGTTCTTCCGCGGTGACCTGCTCGGCATCCCGGTGCTGATCTGGATGTTCGCCGCGGTGTTCGTGGTGGGCTGGGTCCTGCTCAACCGCACCACGTTCGGGCGACGCACGTTCGCCGTCGGCGGCAACACCGAGGCGGCGCGGCTGGCCGGCATCAACGTCAAGCGGCACACCGCGCTCGTCTACGGCGTGGCCGGGCTGTGCTGCGGCATCGCGGCGCTGATGGTCGTCGCGCGCACCACATCGGGTGCCTCCACCAACGGGCTGTACTACGAACTGGACGCGATCGCGGCGGTGGTCATCGGCGGCACCCTGCTCTCCGGCGGGCGCGGCACCCTGATCGGCACGCTCATCGGTGTCCTGATCTTCACCGTGCTCGGCAACATCTTCACGCTCAACAACCTCGACACCGACATCCAGAACATCGCCAAGGGCGCCATCATCGTCCTCGCCGTGCTCCTGCAGTTCCGCACCAGGCGGCGCGCCCGGCGATCCACTTAG